Proteins from one Paenibacillus sp. J23TS9 genomic window:
- the yedE gene encoding selenium metabolism membrane protein YedE/FdhT — protein MAAAGILSAIYFGITKTVWAVTGEFTRLGGHILELFGVDISDWAYFKLIHMEGTTFTRTDGWIVWGMFIGALLMVLFSNNFKIRMPRQKRRLLQGLIGGFIAGFGARMALGCNLAAFFTGVPQFSLHSWIFIVATAVGTFGGAKIVNTSWWKGKPVLQKGNTASISKERRKIQPYIGGVLALAYAVLIIYFYAVGKNMLGTAALFGAAFGILIERGQICFTSAFRDLWISGRATMTKAITLGMAVSSVVTLIIILVNGMDPVTKMAAPSTLIGGLLFGVGIVMAGGCETGMMYRLMEGQVIFLPVFIGNIIGATVLAYGWDHLGIYNTLVKMGKPINLIDVMGPAWALILTLALLAAGFVIAVFWQKNYRFGVGFKKGETKNVH, from the coding sequence ATGGCTGCTGCAGGCATCCTGAGCGCTATATACTTCGGGATTACCAAAACGGTATGGGCAGTAACGGGCGAATTCACTCGTCTCGGAGGACATATTCTCGAGCTGTTCGGCGTGGACATTTCCGATTGGGCTTACTTCAAGCTCATTCATATGGAAGGTACCACCTTTACGCGTACGGATGGCTGGATTGTGTGGGGCATGTTCATTGGGGCGCTTCTCATGGTGCTGTTCAGCAATAATTTCAAAATCCGGATGCCGCGGCAGAAGCGCCGTTTGCTTCAGGGATTGATCGGCGGCTTTATTGCCGGATTTGGTGCCCGGATGGCACTCGGCTGCAACCTCGCGGCCTTCTTCACGGGTGTACCTCAGTTCTCTCTGCACTCATGGATTTTTATCGTCGCAACGGCGGTGGGTACCTTTGGGGGGGCTAAGATCGTCAATACCTCCTGGTGGAAAGGGAAGCCCGTCCTGCAAAAAGGCAATACGGCGTCGATCAGCAAGGAACGCAGGAAAATCCAGCCTTATATTGGCGGTGTCCTTGCACTCGCATATGCCGTACTCATTATTTATTTCTATGCAGTTGGGAAAAACATGCTGGGCACAGCAGCCCTCTTCGGTGCTGCATTCGGCATTCTGATTGAAAGAGGGCAAATCTGCTTCACCTCTGCCTTCCGTGATCTTTGGATCAGCGGACGCGCCACCATGACCAAAGCCATTACGCTCGGCATGGCTGTCAGCTCGGTTGTAACACTGATCATTATTCTGGTGAACGGGATGGATCCTGTAACCAAAATGGCAGCTCCAAGCACGCTGATCGGCGGCCTCCTGTTCGGGGTCGGCATCGTTATGGCCGGCGGCTGTGAAACCGGAATGATGTACCGCTTGATGGAAGGCCAGGTTATTTTCCTGCCTGTATTCATCGGCAATATTATCGGAGCCACCGTGCTTGCATACGGCTGGGATCATCTCGGAATCTATAATACACTGGTGAAGATGGGCAAGCCGATCAACCTGATCGATGTCATGGGACCGGCTTGGGCGCTCATTCTGACGCTTGCCCTGCTGGCTGCCGGCTTTGTCATTGCTGTCTTCTGGCAGAAAAACTACCGCTTCGGTGTCGGATTCAAGAAAGGGGAAACGAAAAATGTCCATTGA
- the yedF gene encoding sulfurtransferase-like selenium metabolism protein YedF, producing MSIDFTLDLRGESCPYPVIYTLETLQGMKKGELLQVIADCPAAFRNVPEEVVKHGYILEQEPMKNGRELLFLIRA from the coding sequence ATGTCCATTGATTTTACGCTGGATCTTCGGGGGGAATCCTGTCCTTACCCGGTGATTTATACGCTCGAAACACTTCAGGGGATGAAAAAAGGGGAGCTGCTTCAGGTCATCGCCGACTGCCCGGCAGCTTTCCGCAACGTGCCGGAGGAAGTCGTCAAGCACGGCTACATCCTGGAACAAGAGCCCATGAAAAACGGCCGGGAGCTGCTGTTCCTCATCCGGGCATAG
- a CDS encoding methyl-accepting chemotaxis protein, translated as MKFKQKLSLSFAAVLVITIIVGTIGWVQLSIANTSYRMLIDDRVAKMLLAKDLGRIAALEAENVRGYLLTGNEEHFTNYENNRKQFNKAESEVEALNKTGKGKEISDQLAELEQQYAVIVDEIAAYKKKNDVAAYTRLVEEKCAPMVRKMTAAAAELENYHQNQLDADLQKTREQEQKTKTVLGITVLLSLAVGIVMAYLMIRMISRPVALIARSAQQIAAGDLTGADMNIRQKDEIGGMARSFDEMKHHLKQLMLQIDRHAAEVVSASGELALGSEQTVLASQQITESMQEVSTAAENQMARMKENKASMEESASSLKRIAESASITVESAETVQQQSEKGLGLLEETVSQMQQIQSVMEESRAAVNDLGHRSHEIEKITLFIKEIADQTHLLSLNASIEAARAGEHGRGFAVVAGEVKKLADQVGMASEQIGGGIRNMVGNISKSVDAMQRGSDQLEKGAQSMQQTGQAFHQIYASIQTVAGQAQEVSASTEELSALTEQMLVSEEHMVELSSYIAGQSQSVAAVTEEQLATMEDISVSTGSMSGMAKGLQMEIRRFQYEDTRAGTKSS; from the coding sequence ATGAAATTCAAACAGAAACTTTCTTTGAGCTTTGCAGCCGTACTGGTCATTACGATCATTGTAGGGACGATTGGCTGGGTGCAGCTGTCGATTGCCAACACAAGCTACCGCATGCTCATCGACGACCGGGTTGCCAAAATGCTTTTGGCCAAGGATCTCGGACGAATTGCCGCGCTGGAAGCCGAAAATGTGAGAGGATATCTGCTGACCGGGAATGAGGAGCATTTCACGAACTATGAAAACAACCGGAAGCAGTTCAACAAGGCGGAATCGGAAGTGGAAGCTTTAAACAAGACAGGGAAGGGAAAAGAAATATCAGACCAGCTGGCCGAGCTTGAACAGCAGTATGCCGTGATTGTAGACGAGATCGCAGCCTATAAGAAAAAGAATGATGTTGCCGCGTATACCCGCCTGGTGGAGGAAAAATGCGCGCCGATGGTGAGAAAAATGACTGCCGCCGCAGCCGAGCTGGAAAACTACCATCAGAATCAGCTGGATGCGGACCTGCAGAAGACCCGGGAGCAGGAACAAAAAACCAAGACTGTGCTCGGTATAACGGTCCTGCTGTCTTTGGCAGTAGGTATTGTCATGGCTTATCTGATGATCCGGATGATCTCCCGTCCGGTAGCGCTCATTGCCCGCTCTGCGCAGCAGATTGCCGCAGGTGACTTGACAGGCGCGGACATGAATATCCGCCAGAAGGATGAGATCGGCGGCATGGCTCGTTCCTTCGATGAAATGAAACATCATTTGAAGCAGTTGATGCTTCAGATTGATCGTCACGCGGCTGAAGTTGTTTCGGCATCCGGAGAGCTTGCACTCGGTTCTGAACAGACGGTGCTTGCTTCGCAGCAGATTACGGAATCGATGCAGGAGGTGTCCACAGCAGCAGAGAACCAGATGGCCCGCATGAAGGAAAACAAGGCATCGATGGAGGAGAGCGCTTCAAGCTTGAAGCGAATTGCCGAGTCCGCATCCATCACGGTGGAATCAGCCGAGACAGTACAACAGCAGTCCGAGAAGGGATTGGGGCTCTTGGAGGAAACCGTATCGCAGATGCAGCAAATCCAATCCGTGATGGAGGAGTCGAGAGCAGCAGTAAATGATCTTGGACATCGTTCACATGAGATTGAGAAGATCACGTTGTTCATCAAGGAGATCGCAGACCAGACGCATCTGCTGTCACTCAATGCGAGCATTGAAGCGGCACGGGCCGGGGAGCATGGCAGAGGCTTCGCCGTTGTAGCCGGAGAGGTGAAGAAGCTGGCAGACCAGGTCGGTATGGCATCGGAGCAGATTGGCGGAGGCATCCGGAATATGGTCGGCAATATCTCGAAATCGGTCGATGCGATGCAGCGGGGCTCGGATCAGCTGGAAAAAGGCGCGCAGTCTATGCAGCAAACGGGCCAAGCCTTTCATCAAATATACGCATCGATTCAAACGGTTGCGGGACAGGCCCAAGAGGTATCGGCATCAACGGAGGAGCTGTCCGCTTTGACCGAGCAGATGTTGGTCTCGGAGGAACATATGGTTGAGTTGTCCTCTTATATCGCCGGGCAGTCTCAAAGCGTTGCAGCCGTGACGGAAGAGCAGCTGGCTACGATGGAGGATATCTCTGTTTCCACCGGTTCCATGAGCGGAATGGCAAAAGGACTGCAGATGGAGATCCGCAGATTCCAATACGAGGATACCCGGGCGGGCACGAAAAGTTCATGA